The DNA segment AGTTCTTGTAATTCAACTTCCTCCTGTAATTTAGCTAATGTTTCACGGAGCATGGCCGTTTCTTCTTCATCGTCTATCATCTTAAGTTTTCCTGTTATATAGGCAATTTTGAGTTGCAACTTTGCCACCCCGCTAACTTCCAACAAATAACAATGATTATCGACAAGCAGTTCTGCAGAAACTCCGAAATATTCAGCCAATTGCTGAAGGCGGTCTTTGGGAACAGGCCGTCTTTTCTTGACCCAGTCTGAAAATTGCTGAGGAGTGATTCCAATTTCTTTACATACTTTTGTGTACGGCACTTGATGAAGCAGAGCGAGATAGGGGACGCTAGTAATCGTTGTCATTTATTCACCTCATTGACGTATTATATGTCTATTTCTATATCCATTATAACATTGACATATTTTATGTCAAACCTAAAATGCAATGGTTTATAGTATGTGCTGTTATTGTTGGAAACCACAAGCAGAACACAAAGAAGCAGAACGCCCTCTAGCTAAAGGGAGCGATCTGCTTCGACTTGCGTACAAACTCGTACAAGTTTGACAATGTGCAATCACAATCACGCTATGATCTGTGCTGTTAGTAACAATAATGAGGCCGATGTTGCTTAAGCATAAGCCCCAAGGAACATCTCCATGTCATCCTCGACGTTCGTGATGCCGCCGATGCCGAATTGCTCCACCAGTACATTGGCGACATTCGGAGAGAGGAAGGCAGGCAGCGTCGGGCCAAGGTGGATGTTTTTAACTCCGAGATAGAGCAGGGCCAGCAGCACGATGACTGCTTTTTGCTCATACCAGGCAATATTATACGAGATCGGCAGCTCGTTGATGTCATCAAGTCCCAGGATCTCTTTCAGCTTCAGCGCAATGATGGCGAGGGAGTAGGAGTCGTTGCATTGGCCTGCATCCAAGATGCGTGGAATGCCGCCGATCTCGCCGAGATCGAGCTTGTTGTATTTGTATTTCGCGCAGCCCGCGGTTAGGATGATTGTATCGTTAGGAAGCTGCTGGGCAAACTCGGTATAGTAGTTACGAGACTTCATCCGGCCATCACAACCGGCCATGACGAAGAAACGCTGGATATCCCCTGCTTTAACAGCATCCACCACTTGATCGGCGATGCTTGTTACAGTGTTATGGGCAAAGCCACCGATGATCTCCCCAGTCTCTATCTCCGTTGGGGGCGGGCACTGTTTGGCAAGGTCAATCAACTCGGAAAAATCTTTAGGCTGGCCGTTTGCGCCCTCTGGAATATGCTTTAAGCCAGGATAGCCAGTATTGCCCGTTGTAAAGATCCGATTTACGTAACCTGGCTTTGGCGGCACGATACAGTTAGTCGTCATCAGAATAGGCCCGTTAAAGTCTTCGAATTCACTGGCTTGCTTCCACCAAGCATTGCCGTAATTTCCGACAAAATGTTCGTATTTCTTGAAGGCTGGATAGTAGTGGGCCGGCAGCATTTCACTATGGGTATACACATCTACGCCAGTACCTTCGGTTTGCTGCAGTAGTTCCTCGAGATCCTTCAGGTCATGGCCGCTTACTAAGATGCCCGGACGGTTACGCACCCCAATGTTAACTTTAGTCACTTCAGGATGACCATAAACGCCGGTATTGGCTTGATCCAGCAAGGCCATGGCATCCACACCGAACTTACCCGTCTCCATCACGAGTGCGACCAATTGATCTACGGTTAATGTATCGTCCAACGTAGCCGCCAGCGCACGCTGCATAAATTGCTCCACTTCTCGGTTTGTATAGTTCAGTTGATAGGCATGATACTGATATGCAGCCATTCCTTTCAGTCCATAGGTGAGCAATTCTCGCAAGGAACGGATATCGGCATCTTCCGTGGCAAGTACGCCAACTACCTTGGCTTTGGCATCGAATGCTTCTTCATCGCTG comes from the Paenibacillus lentus genome and includes:
- a CDS encoding helix-turn-helix domain-containing protein, yielding MTTITSVPYLALLHQVPYTKVCKEIGITPQQFSDWVKKRRPVPKDRLQQLAEYFGVSAELLVDNHCYLLEVSGVAKLQLKIAYITGKLKMIDDEEETAMLRETLAKLQEEVELQELQDRFAVAIQSKDPKVQRLCLLFLEQLEQQNFSRLDSLLSN
- the hcp gene encoding hydroxylamine reductase, which codes for MNQTALNTSERELPMFCFQCQEASKGTGCTIVGVCGKTPDVANLQDLLIFILKGISFLSVGTKLPETLEHRTSIFIMDSLFATITNANFDRDVFIAKVREALDLRDEVRQHWEQQQPLANKTLLPDAAVWHGSDEEAFDAKAKVVGVLATEDADIRSLRELLTYGLKGMAAYQYHAYQLNYTNREVEQFMQRALAATLDDTLTVDQLVALVMETGKFGVDAMALLDQANTGVYGHPEVTKVNIGVRNRPGILVSGHDLKDLEELLQQTEGTGVDVYTHSEMLPAHYYPAFKKYEHFVGNYGNAWWKQASEFEDFNGPILMTTNCIVPPKPGYVNRIFTTGNTGYPGLKHIPEGANGQPKDFSELIDLAKQCPPPTEIETGEIIGGFAHNTVTSIADQVVDAVKAGDIQRFFVMAGCDGRMKSRNYYTEFAQQLPNDTIILTAGCAKYKYNKLDLGEIGGIPRILDAGQCNDSYSLAIIALKLKEILGLDDINELPISYNIAWYEQKAVIVLLALLYLGVKNIHLGPTLPAFLSPNVANVLVEQFGIGGITNVEDDMEMFLGAYA